CCTGCtagcctcctcccctcccctgcagGAGCAAGGGGGCTCACCGGTGATCTCCACCACGCCATCCTTGGTCTTGACCGTCAGCTCGTCCGGGGCGAAGTGGTTGACATCCAGGGACACGCGCCAGCGGTCCGCAGTGTGCCGGATCTCCGAGACCCCGCTGCTGAGCTGCCGGCTGAGCGCGCGGCTGTAGGCGGGCGCGGCCACTGCGGGGCTCTCGATCGCGGCGGGGGGCAGGGGTCGCACGTAGCCTGGCCAGCTGCTGCCGCCGAACCACTGCGACCACTCCTCCGGCAGCCGGGGCAGCCCGAAGGCCTGGTCGAAGAGGCGGCTATGCGGGTACCAGTCGCGGAAGGGGTCCCAGCTGGGGCCCCGAAGGAGCGAGAAGGGGACCCGGCGCTCGGTCATGCTGGCTGACTCTGCTCTAGACGTCTGCTCAGAAAAGTGCGGCGCGCTGCGCCCGGCTGCGCTTTTATGCGCCTCCAGTCGGGTATTTTTAGCAGGCGGTGTTTGAGGTCTCTATTAATGGTAATGACCCGTTTGAGGGCCGCCCCTCCCCATGCACTCCTCCCCCAGCGTTCAGGGGCCGTGGGCGGAGCGAAGAGGGTTCAGCCCTCATCTGGAACCTTCTCTCGTTAAGGAAAGCAAATGAGTTCGAGAGCACGACGCTGGAGCCGTGCCACGGCAGGGCACTCGCCGGCCCTGGTGCTTAAGCGTTGCTGGCTGTGGCCTGTGGCCAGGGCCGTCCTTTTGTTAAGGAGGACAGAGCCAGACAGTTTGGGTTGGGGCATACAACTGagaagtggcagaggcaggatcgGAACCACACGCGTGTGAGATGGAATGTGATAAAAGGAGTCTggtgcttgagcccgggagttgaggctgcagtgagctatgatctcaccactgcactccagcctaggcaacagagcaaagccttgtctcttaaaaaaatttaaaaaaggggctgggtgcgtggctcatgcctgtaatctcagcactttgggaggccaaggcagaagggtccctcgaggctaggagtttgagaccagtctgggcaacatagtgagaccctacctctaccaaaaaatatttaaaaattagttgggcatggtggtgcatgcctgtggccccagctactccagaggatgAGACGGGAGGATCCTTTGAACCCCGGTGagtagaggctgtggtgagctggattgcaccactgcacttcagcctgggctacagagcaaaaccctgtctcaaaataagtaaatgaataaatacaaatacaaaaataaagcagtctgggccaggcgtggtggctcacgcctgtaatcccagcgctttgggaggccgaggtgggaggatcaccagaggtcaggagtttaagaccagcctggccaacatggtg
This DNA window, taken from Pongo pygmaeus isolate AG05252 chromosome 6, NHGRI_mPonPyg2-v2.0_pri, whole genome shotgun sequence, encodes the following:
- the HSPB1 gene encoding heat shock protein beta-1, giving the protein MTERRVPFSLLRGPSWDPFRDWYPHSRLFDQAFGLPRLPEEWSQWFGGSSWPGYVRPLPPAAIESPAVAAPAYSRALSRQLSSGVSEIRHTADRWRVSLDVNHFAPDELTVKTKDGVVEITGKHEERQDEHGYISRCFTRKYTLPPGVDPAQVSSSLSPEGTLTVEAPMPKLATQSNEITIPVTFESRAQLGGPEAAKSEETAAK